The proteins below are encoded in one region of Apium graveolens cultivar Ventura chromosome 4, ASM990537v1, whole genome shotgun sequence:
- the LOC141721624 gene encoding G-type lectin S-receptor-like serine/threonine-protein kinase At4g27290 isoform X1, whose amino-acid sequence MPFISTKLLGMSKMSKCFFFIIFYSFFIVSISARDILSANQSIQTGETIVSASGEFELGFFSLGSSKNQYLSIRYKNAGGITIWIANGGTPVTDASGTLTFSSEGTLIILSGTNSTIWSSNSSKSVVNPVAQLLDTGNLVIRTENEADQGGFLWQSFDFPDNTFLPGMKLGKNLGTGLDWSFSSWKSNDDPSLGNFHVKLDISGYPQLFLWNGSAIYLRIGPWNGVTWSGIPDSGPNNAYLEDLVFKDDEIYFENEPTNDSMILRTVIEPDGRVIRYTWTDQTNKWEPTIFLQADYCDDYGRCGAYGSCNINSLCRCLDEFQPQNVEAWLSLNFSEGCVRKRQLNCSIRDDFVLQSKTKLPDTRGSSYNLSMNLEDCKKKCLENCSCTAYANTNITGNGSGCLLWFGDLIDIRDQEQSVHDFYVRVVASGSGSSTSSRARRIVLIVLLPILSVLTVVLGFYLWHVCKYRKKTTEGGLIEHETNHGREDLAVFDFRTVANATTNFSYSNKIGEGGFGPVYKGVLENGQEIAVKRHSTNSTQGAEEFRNEVLCIAKLQHRNLVRLLGWSTTVEGERMLVYEYMPNKSLDYFIFGDIKHRTSLDWPTRYNIINGIAKGILYLHEDSRLRVIHRDLKASNILLDFNMNPKISDFGMARSFGDSETELNTARVVGTYGYMSPEYAIEGAFSVKSDIYSFGVLVIEIVTGIKCRFFNHPSHNLNLMGHVWESYKEDRLLELIDVSILESSDQHEVFRVILIALLCVQQYPEDRPNMSSVLMMLTSKVSLPQPKQPGFFTERKLDETYSSSLSNQTVTIVTPR is encoded by the exons ATGCCATTCATATCCACCAAACTCTTAGGCATGAGTAAGATGTCGAAATGTTTCTTTTTTATAATCTTCTACTCATTTTTCATAGTTAGCATCAGTGCAAGAGACATACTTTCTGCAAATCAGAGCATCCAAACCGGAGAAACCATTGTTTCAGCTAGCGGTGAGTTTGAACTTGGTTTTTTCAGTCTCGGAAGCTCAAAGAATCAGTACTTGAGCATACGATACAAGAATGCAGGTGGGATTACCATATGGATTGCCAATGGAGGAACTCCTGTCACTGATGCATCAGGCACGCTAACTTTTAGCAGCGAGGGCACTCTGATAATTCTCAGTGGAACAAACAGCACAATTTGGTCATCAAACTCGTCAAAATCTGTAGTAAATCCTGTGGCACAGTTATTAGACACAGGAAATCTTGTTATCAGGACAGAAAATGAGGCTGATCAAGGAGGTTTTCTTTGGCAAAGTTTCGATTTTCCTGACAACACCTTCCTACCAGGCATGAAGCTTGGAAAGAACTTGGGAACTGGCCTTGATTGGTCCTTTAGTTCTTGGAAAAGCAATGACGATCCTTCTCTTGGTAATTTCCATGTCAAGCTTGATATTAGTGGCTATCCACAACTATTCTTATGGAATGGTTCAGCTATATATCTCAGGATTGGTCCTTGGAATGGTGTTACATGGAGCGGTATTCCTGATTCAGGTCCAAATAATGCATATTTGGAAGATCTTGTCTTTAAAGACGATGAGATATATTTTGAGAATGAACCTACTAATGATTCAATGATTCTAAGGACAGTCATAGAGCCTGATGGGCGAGTTATACGTTATACATGGACCGATCAAACTAATAAGTGGGAGCCAACTATATTTCTTCAGGCAGATTACTGTGATGATTACGGACGCTGTGGAGCTTATGGCAGCTGTAACATTAACTCTCTTTGTAGATGTTTAGATGAATTTCAGCCCCAAAATGTTGAGGCCTGGCTTAGTTTGAACTTTTCGGAGGGGTGCGTTCGAAAAAGACAGTTAAATTGTAGCATAAGGGATGATTTTGTACTGCAGTCAAAAACGAAATTGCCAGATACACGGGGCTCATCATATAATTTGAGCATGAACCTTGAGGATTGTAAGAAAAAGTGCCTGGAGAACTGCTCTTGTACAGCATATGCAAATACAAACATCACCGGAAATGGAAGTGGATGCTTGCTTTGGTTTGGTGACCTTATTGACATCAGAGATCAAGAACAAAGTGTGCATGATTTTTATGTAAGGGTTGTTGCCTCAGGTTCAG GTTCAAGTACTAGTTCCAGAGCAAGGAGAATCGTCCTGATTGTACTTCTCCCCATTTTATCGGTTTTAACAGTTGTGCTTGGCTTCTACCTGTGGCATGTATGCAAGTACaggaagaaaacaacagaag GGGGACTGATAGAGCATGAAACCAACCATGGGAGGGAAGATTTAGCAGTGTTCGACTTCAGAACTGTTGCTAATGCCACCACCAACTTCTCGTATAGCAATAAAATTGGGGAAGGTGGCTTTGGACCTGTCTACAAG GGTGTTCTGGAAAATGGGCAGGAAATTGCTGTTAAGAGGCATTCAACAAATTCGACACAGGGAGCAGAAGAGTTCAGAAATGAAGTATTATGCATTGCAAAGCTCCAGCATCGGAATCTGGTTAGGCTTCTTGGTTGGTCCACCACTGTGGAAGGAGAAAGGATGTTAGTCTACGAATATATGCCCAACAAAAGCTTAGATTACTTCATCTTTGGAG ATATTAAGCATAGAACATCACTAGATTGGCCTACGCGTTACAACATTATAAATGGGATTGCTAAAGGGATACTTTACCTTCATGAAGACTCCAGATTAAGGGTCATCCATAGAGATCTTAAAGCTAGTAACATCCTTCTTGATTTTAATATGAATCCAAAGATCTCAGATTTTGGTATGGCAAGAAGTTTTGGAGATAGCGAAACTGAATTAAACACAGCAAGGGTGGTTGGAACATA CGGCTACATGTCACCTGAGTATGCTATTGAAGGCGCATTTTCTGTTAAATCAGATATTTATAGCTTCGGTGTACTGGTGATTGAGATTGTGACTGGTATAAAGTGCAGATTCTTTAATCATCCGAGCCACAACCTTAATCTTATGGGTCAT GTATGGGAGAGTTATAAAGAAGACAGGCTTCTGGAATTGATTGATGTATCAATCCTGGAGTCAAGTGATCAACATGAAGTGTTTCGAGTTATTCTAATAGCGTTATTATGTGTTCAACAATATCCAGAAGACAGACCTAACATGTCATCTGTACTCATGATGCTGACTAGTAAGGTTTCCCTGCCTCAACCGAAACAACCTGGTTTCTTCACCGAAAGAAAATTAGATGAAACGTATTCTTCATCGTTGTCTAACCAAACTGTTACAATTGTTACTCCACGATAG